One part of the Arabidopsis thaliana chromosome 1 sequence genome encodes these proteins:
- a CDS encoding F-box/associated interaction domain protein (CONTAINS InterPro DOMAIN/s: F-box domain, cyclin-like (InterPro:IPR001810), F-box domain, Skp2-like (InterPro:IPR022364), F-box associated domain, type 3 (InterPro:IPR013187), F-box associated interaction domain (InterPro:IPR017451); BEST Arabidopsis thaliana protein match is: F-box and associated interaction domains-containing protein (TAIR:AT1G32420.1); Has 1577 Blast hits to 1056 proteins in 31 species: Archae - 0; Bacteria - 0; Metazoa - 0; Fungi - 0; Plants - 1577; Viruses - 0; Other Eukaryotes - 0 (source: NCBI BLink).), with the protein MRKGNEEKNYREEEYLQLPLDLIVEILKKLPLKSLVRFRCVSKQFSTIICSLRDFIESVVTRHLAQPGQQLPLLAVFHHCVPETFFTVSSSFSQSLKPAIYNPTTKRSVGLPEIGPPVTGFRKCNCLFGYDPVMDQYKVLSMVFDFRELTQTFHVFTLGQSQSWRRIQGINDGKLFPSAVGICIDGTFEFLRFKRDQDCLFCDNETQHIII; encoded by the exons atgagaaaaggaaatgaagagAAGAATTACCGTGAAGAAGAATATTTGCAACTCCCTCTGGATCTCATTGTGGAGATACTAAAGAAACTCCCGTTAAAGTCACTTGTGAGGTTCCGATGCGTCTCAAAGCAATTTTCAACGATTATCTGCAGCCTAAGAGACTTCATCGAGTCGGTGGTTACTCGACATTTAGCTCAGCCGGGGCAGCAGCTTCCCCTGTTGGCGGTCTTCCACCATTGTGTGCCTGAAACTTTCTTCACTGTCTCGTCTAGTTTCTCCCAAAGCCTCAAACCCGCA ATATACAACCCTACCACGAAACGATCCGTTGGTTTACCTGAGATCGGACCCCCAGTAACAGGGTTCCGGAAATGTAACTGTCTTTTTGGATACGATCCTGTCATGGATCAATACAAAGTGTTGTCCATGGTTTTTGATTTCCGAGAGCTTACGCAAACTTTTCATGTTTTCACATTGGGACAGAGTCAATCTTGGAGGAGAATCCAAGGCATTAATGATGGGAAACTTTTTCCAAGCGCCGTGGGGATTTGCATCGATGGGACTTTCGAGTTCTTGCGATTCAAGCGTGACCAAGATTGTCTGTTTTGCGATAACGAAACTCaacatattataatttag
- a CDS encoding alpha/beta-Hydrolases superfamily protein (alpha/beta-Hydrolases superfamily protein; INVOLVED IN: biological_process unknown; LOCATED IN: cellular_component unknown; EXPRESSED IN: flower; EXPRESSED DURING: 4 anthesis; BEST Arabidopsis thaliana protein match is: alpha/beta-Hydrolases superfamily protein (TAIR:AT1G52460.1); Has 30201 Blast hits to 17322 proteins in 780 species: Archae - 12; Bacteria - 1396; Metazoa - 17338; Fungi - 3422; Plants - 5037; Viruses - 0; Other Eukaryotes - 2996 (source: NCBI BLink).) has product MAASSSRNGANVLDLKCSHFVEPQGDQRASIVWLHDKDEHFTDSVQFVKSLKLKNVNWICPPIVYTNTSYDFGSNIKQDDREALDSAAKFVADLLLREPLNVVKGVGGFGMGAVVALQFATNCALGHYPINPRVVVGINGWLSITGSITSSIEYTVGAVARAASQKIFFTRGAGNLYFPL; this is encoded by the exons ATGGCGGCTTCTA GTAGTAGAAATGGAGCAAATGTACTTGACTTAAAATGCAGTCATTTTGTGGAACCTCAAGGAGATCAAAGGGCCAGTATAGTATGGCTGCATGATAAGGATGAGCATTTCACTGA TTCAGTGCAGTTTgtgaaaagtttaaaacttaaaaat GTCAACTGGATTTGTCCACCTATCGTCTACACAAATACAT CGTACGACTTCGGATCTAATATCAAACAAGATGATCGAGAGGCATTAGATTCCGCAGCTAAATTTGTTGCTGATCTTTTATTGCGTGAACCACTAAATG tCGTAAAAGGAGTAGGAGGCTTTGGCATGGGTGCAGTAGTAGCTCTCCAATTTGCAACAAATTGTGCTCTTGGACATTATCCTATAAATCCCCGAGTTGTTGTTGGAATTAATGGGTGGCTTTCTATTACGGG GAGCATAACAAGCAGCATAGAATATACAGTTGGGGCTGTAGCTCGTGCTGCATCACAGAAAATCTTTTTTACACGTGGAGCAGGTAAtctttattttcctctttAG